The following are encoded in a window of Mycobacterium vicinigordonae genomic DNA:
- a CDS encoding LuxR C-terminal-related transcriptional regulator has product MIDVSDLPDPASLATLAEGDHPGWASRPVRESAAELHYREAFAGWGVDPTDDPTAMVAEAVDTNAGIVRAALEELGDARALNALEAVLDLSSLERDLIEDGAKRRTLALLQVQEGLSKLRAVEDVATVVDRAPRELVESCGFDRAVLFRVHEGRMVMESAYFGEDSAGAEKMVAFAQAVAPLLDHMLLETQMIRRHAPAIVRDARNDPRVNRPIIDFSLTHSYVAAPVMPTGKVIGFLHADRLYSGRTVDEIDRDTVWAFAEGFGYAYERTVLLERMRRQHAEVRRALASADEAARALQDADLDLRKIEPIARSPAARSLAEVQTKVMTVLTRREVEVLRLMAAGRTNQQIADELVISAGTVKSHVKRVLRKLNATNRAEAASAYVRLASAPGSS; this is encoded by the coding sequence GTGATCGATGTCAGCGATTTGCCAGATCCCGCATCGCTCGCCACGCTGGCCGAGGGCGACCATCCCGGTTGGGCGTCGCGACCGGTACGGGAGTCCGCCGCCGAGCTTCACTACCGGGAGGCATTCGCCGGCTGGGGAGTCGATCCCACCGATGACCCGACGGCGATGGTGGCAGAGGCGGTCGATACCAACGCGGGCATCGTGCGGGCCGCGCTGGAGGAACTCGGGGATGCCCGGGCTCTCAACGCACTCGAGGCGGTGCTGGATTTGTCATCGCTGGAGCGCGACCTCATCGAGGACGGAGCCAAACGGCGCACACTCGCGTTGTTACAGGTACAGGAGGGCCTGAGCAAGCTACGCGCTGTCGAGGATGTCGCGACTGTCGTGGACCGGGCGCCAAGAGAATTGGTGGAGTCGTGCGGGTTTGACCGGGCCGTGCTCTTCCGGGTGCACGAGGGTCGAATGGTGATGGAATCGGCATATTTCGGCGAGGACAGCGCCGGGGCCGAGAAGATGGTCGCCTTCGCCCAGGCAGTGGCCCCATTGCTGGACCACATGTTGCTGGAAACGCAGATGATCCGCCGCCATGCGCCCGCCATCGTGCGCGACGCCCGCAACGACCCGCGCGTCAACCGGCCCATCATCGATTTCTCGCTGACACACTCCTACGTGGCCGCGCCCGTGATGCCGACAGGCAAGGTAATCGGATTTCTGCATGCCGACCGCTTGTATTCGGGTCGCACGGTCGACGAGATCGACCGCGATACGGTATGGGCGTTTGCCGAGGGCTTCGGCTATGCCTACGAGCGCACGGTGCTGCTGGAGCGGATGCGTCGGCAGCACGCGGAGGTGCGCCGGGCGTTGGCATCGGCGGACGAGGCGGCACGGGCCTTACAGGACGCCGACCTCGATCTACGCAAGATCGAACCGATCGCGCGGAGCCCCGCCGCCCGGTCGCTGGCCGAGGTGCAGACCAAAGTGATGACCGTGTTGACTCGCCGCGAGGTCGAGGTGCTCCGGTTGATGGCGGCCGGGCGCACCAATCAGCAGATCGCCGATGAGTTGGTGATTTCGGCGGGTACGGTCAAGTCGCACGTCAAACGCGTGCTACGCAAGCTCAACGCGACCAACCGCGCCGAGGCGGCATCGGCCTACGTGCGTCTGGCGAGTGCGCCGGGAAGCAGTTGA
- a CDS encoding MlaE family ABC transporter permease, translating to MTAIGQVALPVAKPVLALGDFFATTLDTFVAMFRRPFAWREYLLQCWFVARVSTLPGILMTIPWAVISGFLFNVLLTDIGAADFSGTGCAIFTVDQSAPIVTVLVVAGAGSTAMCADLGARTIREELDALRVMGINPIQTLAVPRVLAATTVSLALSSVVTATGLLGAFFCSVFLMHVSAGAWVTGLTTLTHSVDVVISMIKATLFGLMAGLIACYKGMSVGGGPAGVGRAVNETVVFAFIVLFVINIIVTAVGMPFMVS from the coding sequence GTGACCGCGATCGGCCAGGTGGCCCTTCCGGTCGCCAAGCCGGTACTCGCACTGGGCGACTTCTTCGCGACCACATTGGACACCTTCGTCGCAATGTTTAGGCGGCCCTTCGCGTGGCGCGAATACTTGCTGCAATGCTGGTTCGTGGCTAGAGTCTCGACGCTGCCCGGGATATTGATGACCATCCCGTGGGCGGTGATCTCGGGATTCCTGTTCAACGTCCTGCTGACCGACATCGGTGCCGCCGACTTCTCCGGCACCGGCTGCGCCATTTTCACAGTCGACCAGAGCGCACCCATTGTCACCGTCCTGGTCGTCGCGGGCGCCGGCTCCACCGCCATGTGCGCAGACCTGGGAGCGCGGACCATCCGTGAGGAACTCGACGCATTGCGGGTGATGGGCATCAATCCGATTCAGACGCTGGCAGTTCCGCGAGTCCTGGCCGCGACCACTGTGTCGCTGGCACTCAGTTCGGTCGTGACCGCGACCGGTCTACTCGGCGCGTTCTTCTGCTCGGTATTCCTGATGCATGTCTCGGCCGGCGCGTGGGTTACCGGCCTGACCACCCTGACCCACAGCGTCGACGTGGTCATCTCGATGATCAAGGCGACGCTGTTCGGACTGATGGCTGGCCTGATCGCCTGCTATAAGGGCATGTCGGTGGGCGGCGGGCCGGCCGGGGTGGGTCGCGCGGTTAACGAAACAGTGGTTTTCGCCTTCATCGTCTTGTTTGTCATCAACATCATCGTCACTGCCGTCGGCATGCCGTTCATGGTGTCCTGA
- a CDS encoding virulence factor Mce family protein, with translation MKQNLRGPLLRLGIFLTVCLLTAFVLFAVFGEVRFGSGKSYFAEFTNVSNLRVGKLVRIAGVEVGKVKKISVNPDATVRVEFTADDSVVLTEGTVAVIRYDNLFGDRYLALEEGTDRSAVLPPGQTIPLSRTKPALDLDALIGGFKPLFRALNPDQVNALSEQLLQAFQGQGATISSFLEQTAAVTNTLADRDQLIGQVVDNLNVVLGSLGGQSDRLDQAVTSLAQLVRGLAERKTEISNAVAYTNAAAGSVADLLTRTRAPFTKVLHETDRVAGIAADDHDYLDNLLNTLPDKYQALYRQGMYGDFFAFYLCDIVLKVNGKGGQPVYVKLAGQPTGRCAPK, from the coding sequence ATGAAGCAGAACCTACGCGGCCCCTTGCTGCGCCTGGGAATCTTCCTGACGGTGTGTCTACTGACCGCGTTCGTGCTGTTCGCGGTATTCGGTGAGGTGCGGTTCGGATCTGGCAAGAGCTACTTCGCCGAATTCACCAACGTGTCGAATCTACGGGTGGGCAAGCTGGTTCGCATCGCTGGTGTCGAGGTCGGCAAGGTCAAGAAGATCTCGGTAAATCCCGACGCCACCGTACGGGTCGAGTTCACCGCCGACGACTCGGTCGTCCTCACCGAGGGAACAGTTGCCGTCATTCGCTACGACAACCTGTTTGGCGACCGCTATCTCGCGTTAGAGGAGGGCACCGACAGATCAGCCGTCCTCCCTCCCGGCCAGACGATTCCGTTGTCTCGCACCAAACCGGCGCTGGATCTGGACGCCCTGATTGGTGGATTCAAGCCGCTGTTCCGCGCCCTGAATCCCGACCAGGTCAACGCGCTGAGCGAACAATTGCTGCAGGCATTCCAGGGGCAGGGTGCCACCATCTCCTCGTTTCTGGAACAGACCGCCGCCGTCACCAACACCTTGGCCGACCGCGATCAGCTCATCGGACAGGTAGTGGACAACCTCAATGTGGTTCTGGGTTCGCTTGGCGGACAAAGCGATCGGCTGGATCAGGCGGTAACATCGCTGGCACAGTTAGTCCGTGGCCTCGCCGAGCGCAAGACCGAAATCAGCAACGCGGTGGCCTATACCAACGCCGCCGCCGGATCGGTCGCCGACCTTTTGACCCGGACCCGAGCACCCTTTACAAAAGTGCTGCACGAGACGGACCGGGTGGCGGGTATCGCGGCTGATGACCACGACTATCTCGACAATCTGCTCAACACCCTGCCCGATAAATACCAAGCGCTGTACCGACAGGGCATGTACGGCGACTTCTTCGCCTTCTACCTGTGCGACATCGTGCTCAAGGTCAACGGCAAAGGCGGCCAACCGGTGTATGTCAAACTGGCCGGCCAGCCCACCGGACGGTGCGCGCCGAAATGA
- a CDS encoding MCE family protein, translating into MTTKLRRARSVLATVLALVLTAGVVMAMRGAGESARTFVVAYFDNSNGVFAGDDVQIRGVPVGKILKIEPQPLQSKISFWFDHRHKVPADAAAAILSPQLVTGRAIQLTPPYTGGPTMTSGAVIARERTVVPVEWDDLRTQLQRLTELLKPAEDGFSTLGALINTAADNLRGQGPTIRDTIIKLSQTVSMLGDHSSDIFTTVKNLSTLVSALKDSADLLEQLNHNLAAVTSVLADDPGKVGVAADDLNAVVSDVQSFASENSDAIGTTSDRLTSISTMLVESLDDIKQTLHISPTVLQNFNNIFEPANGALTGALAGVNMANPLAFLCGAVQAASRLGGEQAAKLCVQYLAPIMKNRQYNFPPLGENLLVGAQARPNEVTFSEEWMRPDFVPPAPNIPGVQPVPGRPLSTDPAAGWRGLLLPPGGG; encoded by the coding sequence ATGACGACCAAGCTGCGCCGCGCCCGTTCCGTGTTGGCGACCGTTCTCGCCTTGGTACTCACTGCCGGTGTCGTTATGGCAATGCGTGGCGCGGGGGAGTCTGCGCGAACGTTCGTCGTCGCCTACTTCGACAACAGCAACGGCGTGTTCGCCGGCGACGACGTACAGATCCGCGGAGTGCCGGTGGGCAAGATCCTCAAGATCGAACCGCAACCGCTGCAGTCCAAGATCTCGTTCTGGTTCGACCACAGGCACAAGGTCCCCGCCGACGCCGCCGCGGCCATCTTGTCGCCGCAGCTGGTGACCGGGCGAGCCATCCAGCTGACACCGCCCTACACCGGTGGCCCAACTATGACCAGCGGGGCCGTCATTGCGCGGGAACGCACTGTAGTCCCCGTGGAGTGGGACGACCTGCGCACCCAGCTGCAACGCCTCACCGAACTGCTGAAGCCGGCCGAGGACGGGTTCAGCACGCTTGGCGCCCTGATCAACACGGCCGCCGACAACCTACGTGGGCAGGGGCCGACCATCCGCGACACGATCATCAAACTGTCCCAAACGGTTTCGATGCTAGGGGACCACAGCAGCGACATCTTCACCACTGTGAAGAATCTGTCCACGCTGGTCTCGGCGCTCAAAGACAGCGCCGATCTGCTCGAGCAGCTGAATCACAACCTGGCCGCGGTGACCTCGGTGCTGGCCGACGATCCCGGCAAAGTTGGCGTAGCCGCCGACGACCTCAACGCGGTGGTGTCCGATGTGCAGAGTTTCGCTTCGGAGAACAGCGACGCGATCGGCACCACGTCGGACCGGCTGACGTCGATCAGCACGATGCTGGTCGAAAGCCTTGATGACATCAAACAGACTCTGCATATCAGTCCCACGGTGCTGCAGAACTTCAACAACATCTTCGAACCAGCCAACGGGGCGCTGACCGGTGCGCTGGCTGGGGTCAATATGGCTAATCCGCTGGCTTTCCTGTGCGGGGCGGTCCAGGCTGCATCCAGATTGGGCGGTGAGCAAGCGGCCAAACTCTGCGTGCAGTACCTCGCGCCGATCATGAAGAACCGACAGTACAACTTCCCGCCGTTAGGGGAGAACCTCTTAGTCGGAGCCCAGGCCCGGCCCAACGAAGTCACCTTCAGCGAAGAGTGGATGCGTCCTGATTTTGTACCGCCGGCACCCAATATACCTGGGGTGCAACCCGTCCCGGGCCGCCCGCTGTCCACCGACCCGGCGGCAGGATGGCGTGGCCTATTGCTACCACCGGGTGGCGGCTGA
- a CDS encoding cytochrome P450, producing the protein MPVTTASRLEMLTTPQGIANPYPLYDELRDASPVAGYRDWPPGTIPGADEPVTAWALFRYDQVHEAARDSATFSSRDPLQEASSAPSLMLVNTDPPKHEVERKLVSQAFSPRRVKRLEGWLNELVPQLLEDLDNSSRQSRVEVMEFAAEVPTRAMVRLLGLPDGDHVRFRRWANAFMLSSSLTPEERIASNQEMVATFANRLAEHTIRLAESAPGDDVEDAEDLISALLRAEVDGQRLTPEEIVRFCVTLVVAGSETTTFLIGNLLHALAREPEVTARIRADRTLLNLFVEETLRLDGPPQRLFRIATRDVEVGGKMIRKGEWVALFFGAANRDPAVFHAPAILDIDRPNIRQQLSLGHGLHFCLGASLARLEVIAVLNAVLDRYRTIALTDDPGTKQTASLLTHAYVRLPLHLS; encoded by the coding sequence ATGCCAGTCACGACCGCTTCCCGCCTCGAAATGCTCACCACCCCGCAGGGCATCGCCAACCCGTACCCGCTGTACGACGAGCTACGTGATGCCTCTCCCGTTGCGGGATACCGAGATTGGCCGCCGGGAACTATTCCCGGCGCCGACGAGCCGGTCACCGCCTGGGCGCTCTTCCGGTACGACCAGGTCCACGAAGCCGCGCGGGACAGCGCGACCTTCTCATCCCGAGACCCATTGCAGGAGGCCTCCTCGGCGCCCAGCCTGATGCTGGTCAACACCGATCCGCCCAAGCATGAGGTTGAACGAAAACTGGTGAGCCAGGCGTTTTCTCCGCGCCGGGTCAAGCGCCTCGAGGGTTGGCTCAACGAACTGGTGCCGCAGTTACTCGAGGACCTCGACAATTCGTCCCGGCAAAGCCGGGTCGAAGTGATGGAGTTCGCCGCCGAGGTGCCGACTCGGGCCATGGTGCGCCTGCTGGGACTGCCCGACGGCGACCACGTCCGCTTCCGCCGCTGGGCCAATGCATTCATGCTGTCCTCCTCGCTCACCCCGGAAGAACGAATCGCCAGCAACCAGGAGATGGTCGCGACATTCGCCAACCGGCTGGCGGAGCACACAATACGACTGGCCGAGAGCGCGCCCGGCGACGACGTCGAGGACGCCGAAGATCTCATCTCAGCCCTGTTGCGCGCCGAAGTGGACGGGCAGCGCCTCACACCTGAGGAGATTGTCCGGTTCTGCGTCACCCTCGTCGTCGCGGGCAGCGAGACCACCACCTTCCTGATCGGCAATCTGCTGCACGCGCTGGCACGCGAGCCCGAGGTGACCGCACGCATTCGCGCCGACCGCACCCTGCTGAATCTCTTTGTCGAAGAGACACTTCGGCTCGACGGTCCACCGCAACGGCTGTTCCGCATCGCCACCCGCGATGTCGAGGTCGGCGGCAAGATGATCCGGAAAGGAGAGTGGGTTGCCCTGTTCTTCGGTGCGGCCAACCGCGACCCCGCGGTATTCCACGCCCCCGCGATACTGGACATCGACCGGCCTAACATTCGCCAGCAACTCTCGCTGGGCCACGGTCTGCACTTCTGCCTCGGCGCGTCGCTGGCGCGCCTGGAGGTGATCGCGGTGCTCAACGCCGTGTTGGATCGCTATCGGACGATAGCGCTGACCGACGACCCGGGCACCAAACAGACCGCCAGCCTGCTCACCCACGCCTACGTCCGGCTGCCGCTGCACCTGTCATGA
- a CDS encoding ferredoxin — protein MKVEADREVCISAGTCVMTAGAVFDQDTDGIVRLVGAEVPVGEELRAHNAVKLCPSGALQVARE, from the coding sequence ATGAAGGTCGAGGCCGACCGCGAGGTCTGCATCTCCGCAGGCACGTGTGTGATGACCGCAGGTGCGGTCTTCGACCAGGACACCGACGGAATCGTCCGGCTTGTCGGCGCCGAAGTGCCCGTGGGCGAGGAACTCCGGGCGCACAACGCCGTCAAATTGTGTCCCTCCGGAGCGCTGCAAGTGGCGCGGGAGTAA
- a CDS encoding MCE family protein, whose product MSRGPARHRLHDAWWTLILVAAVVAVVAVTAASFTGALRSYVPVTLTSERSGLVMDAGAKVMMRGVQVGKVSRIGSDRRGASLRLEIEPNQIRYIPANVEAQISATTAFGAKFVELVLPQTPSPARLSAGAVLHSKNVSAEINTVFQNVVDLLDMIDPLKLNAVLTALADAVRGQGERMGQAVSSLNEVLAALNARRGTLRADWRSLRNFNDTYHAAAQDILTILDAASTTGATIVNHSAQLDALLLNVIGLSTSGTQLLGQSRDSLVAAINTLEPTTDLLLRYSPEYTCFLQGTKWYLDNGGYAAWGGADSRTLQLDVALLLGNDPYTTPDNLPIVGAKGGPGGRPGCGSLPDASKNFPVRQLITDTGWGTGLDIRPNPGIGHPCWADYFPATRSDPQPPSVRQCIPGPAIGPNPTGPPYGAPLYGPGGVPLWPEVPAPPTPSPPP is encoded by the coding sequence ATGAGTCGCGGGCCCGCTCGACACCGCCTTCACGACGCGTGGTGGACGCTGATCCTGGTCGCTGCCGTCGTAGCGGTCGTCGCGGTGACCGCGGCATCGTTCACCGGAGCCCTGCGGTCTTATGTGCCGGTGACCCTGACATCCGAGCGCTCGGGCCTGGTGATGGATGCCGGCGCCAAGGTGATGATGCGCGGAGTTCAGGTCGGCAAGGTCAGCCGGATTGGCTCCGACCGGCGTGGTGCCAGCCTGCGGCTGGAGATCGAGCCCAACCAGATTCGCTACATCCCAGCCAATGTGGAGGCGCAGATCAGCGCCACCACCGCTTTCGGCGCCAAGTTCGTGGAGCTTGTGTTGCCGCAGACTCCGAGTCCCGCAAGACTTTCCGCGGGTGCCGTGTTGCACTCGAAGAATGTCAGCGCCGAAATCAACACTGTCTTCCAGAATGTCGTCGACCTGCTCGACATGATCGACCCGCTCAAGCTCAACGCGGTGCTGACCGCCCTTGCCGACGCCGTACGCGGCCAGGGCGAGCGGATGGGACAGGCCGTCAGCAGCCTCAACGAGGTATTGGCGGCCCTCAATGCGCGCCGCGGAACCCTGCGCGCCGACTGGCGATCGCTGCGAAACTTCAACGACACGTATCACGCGGCCGCCCAAGACATCTTGACGATCCTCGACGCTGCCAGCACCACCGGTGCCACCATCGTGAATCATTCGGCGCAACTGGATGCCCTACTGCTCAACGTCATCGGATTGTCGACCAGCGGCACCCAACTCCTCGGGCAGAGCCGGGATAGCCTAGTCGCCGCGATCAATACCCTCGAGCCCACCACCGATCTGCTGTTGAGGTACAGCCCGGAGTACACCTGCTTTCTGCAGGGCACCAAGTGGTACCTCGACAACGGCGGCTACGCGGCCTGGGGTGGCGCCGACAGCCGGACCCTGCAACTCGACGTTGCGCTGCTACTGGGCAACGATCCCTACACCACTCCCGACAATCTTCCGATCGTCGGCGCCAAGGGTGGCCCAGGTGGTAGGCCCGGCTGCGGGTCGCTGCCGGATGCCAGCAAGAATTTCCCCGTTCGCCAACTCATCACCGACACCGGTTGGGGGACCGGGCTCGATATCCGGCCCAACCCGGGGATCGGGCATCCCTGCTGGGCGGACTACTTCCCGGCAACCCGTTCCGACCCGCAACCACCCTCGGTGCGGCAATGCATCCCAGGACCGGCAATCGGCCCGAACCCCACCGGGCCACCGTACGGGGCGCCGCTCTACGGCCCGGGCGGGGTGCCGCTGTGGCCGGAAGTCCCTGCGCCACCAACGCCTTCACCGCCGCCATGA
- a CDS encoding nuclear transport factor 2 family protein, with translation MTRNIEATQAIYAAVPAGDLNTVLAHLDPEVRITYYGTEKIPYAGDYRGIDEAITFLGKVGNAVEIIAMEAWKFIEQGDDLATWGSQRFRRLETGLEWETEFAHIITLRDGRWLHFRDFANSAAALEVFDT, from the coding sequence ATGACCCGCAATATCGAAGCAACACAGGCGATTTACGCCGCGGTGCCCGCCGGAGATCTCAACACGGTGCTTGCACATCTCGATCCAGAGGTGCGCATCACCTACTACGGCACCGAAAAGATCCCGTACGCAGGTGATTACCGAGGTATCGACGAGGCGATCACTTTCCTCGGCAAGGTGGGAAATGCTGTCGAGATCATCGCCATGGAGGCGTGGAAGTTCATCGAACAGGGCGACGACCTGGCGACCTGGGGCAGCCAACGTTTCCGTCGACTCGAGACCGGACTGGAGTGGGAAACCGAGTTCGCACATATCATCACGTTGCGCGACGGTCGCTGGCTGCATTTCCGCGACTTCGCCAATTCGGCTGCGGCGCTTGAGGTATTCGACACATGA
- a CDS encoding ABC transporter permease, whose translation MTIAKTLTGGWNRLGSQMRFYVSTLTGIPDAVGNYRGELLRVIAQMGLGTGVLAVIGGTVVIVGFLAMTTGAIVAVQGYNQFASVGVEALTGFASAFFNTREIQPGTVMVALAATVGAGATAQLGAMRINEEVDALEVIGIHSVSYLASTRVLAGVVVAVPLFCVGLMTAYLAARLGTTSVYGQGSGVYDHYFNTFLQPTDVLWSSFEVVVVALMIMLVCTYYGYTAHGGPAGVGEAVGRAVRASMVVASIAIVIMTLAIYGQSPHFHLAS comes from the coding sequence GTGACGATAGCGAAGACACTCACAGGCGGATGGAATCGGCTGGGGTCACAGATGCGGTTCTACGTAAGCACCTTGACCGGGATCCCCGATGCCGTCGGTAACTACCGCGGCGAGCTGCTGCGAGTAATCGCCCAAATGGGCTTGGGCACAGGTGTTCTCGCGGTGATCGGTGGGACCGTTGTCATCGTCGGGTTCCTGGCAATGACCACCGGCGCGATCGTCGCCGTGCAAGGTTACAACCAGTTCGCCTCCGTCGGTGTAGAGGCGTTGACCGGATTCGCGTCAGCCTTCTTCAATACCAGGGAAATTCAGCCCGGAACCGTGATGGTCGCACTGGCGGCCACCGTGGGTGCCGGCGCCACCGCGCAACTGGGCGCGATGCGGATCAATGAGGAAGTCGACGCGCTCGAGGTGATCGGTATCCACAGTGTCAGCTACCTGGCAAGCACCCGCGTGCTCGCTGGGGTGGTAGTGGCGGTTCCGCTGTTCTGCGTGGGGTTGATGACCGCGTACCTGGCCGCCCGGCTGGGCACTACCTCCGTCTACGGCCAGGGCTCCGGCGTGTACGACCACTACTTCAACACCTTCCTGCAGCCCACCGACGTGCTCTGGTCATCCTTCGAAGTCGTCGTGGTGGCGCTGATGATCATGCTGGTTTGCACCTACTACGGTTACACCGCGCACGGCGGTCCGGCCGGAGTCGGCGAGGCAGTGGGCCGGGCCGTGCGCGCCTCGATGGTGGTCGCATCGATCGCCATCGTGATCATGACGTTGGCGATCTACGGCCAGTCGCCTCACTTTCATCTGGCGAGCTAG
- a CDS encoding virulence factor Mce family protein, which produces MAGISGCGWRGLNSLPLPGTEGNGPGSFVIQAQLPDVNNIQANSRVRIADVTVGHVTKIERQGWHALVTIRLDGDVDLPANATVKIGTTSLLGSYHIELGIPKGEAAQGKLHAGSLIPLSRGGAYPSTEQTLAALSLVLNGGGLGQVQDITEALSTAFRGREHDLRGLIGQLDRFTEYLKDQSADIIAATESLNRLVGRFAAQQPVLDRALATIPDALTVLNGNRHLLVEAADQLSKFSALTVDTVNKTKINLFNELRQLGPVLESLANAGPALTRSLSLLATFPFPNETFQNFQRGDYANLTAIIDLTLSRIDQGLFTGTRWECHLTQLELQWGRTIGQYPSPCTSGYRGTPGNPLTAPYRDDQGP; this is translated from the coding sequence ATGGCCGGAATCTCCGGCTGTGGCTGGCGCGGGCTGAATTCGCTGCCCCTGCCGGGCACCGAAGGCAATGGCCCCGGGTCCTTCGTAATCCAGGCCCAGCTGCCTGACGTGAACAATATCCAGGCGAACTCGCGGGTACGCATCGCCGACGTGACGGTCGGGCACGTGACGAAGATCGAACGTCAGGGTTGGCACGCGTTGGTGACCATACGCCTGGACGGTGACGTCGACCTACCCGCCAACGCCACCGTCAAGATCGGCACCACCAGCTTGCTCGGGTCCTACCACATCGAACTCGGAATCCCGAAAGGTGAAGCTGCGCAAGGAAAGTTGCACGCTGGTTCACTGATCCCGCTGTCCCGCGGCGGAGCCTACCCGAGTACCGAGCAGACACTGGCTGCCCTGTCACTGGTCCTCAACGGCGGCGGTCTGGGCCAGGTACAGGACATCACCGAAGCGCTGAGCACGGCGTTTCGCGGACGCGAGCACGATCTACGCGGCCTGATCGGGCAGTTGGATCGATTCACTGAATACCTCAAGGACCAGTCCGCCGACATCATCGCGGCCACCGAAAGCTTGAACCGTCTAGTCGGCAGATTCGCTGCCCAGCAGCCCGTTCTGGACCGTGCTCTGGCGACCATTCCCGACGCGCTGACAGTGCTCAACGGCAACCGGCACCTCCTAGTCGAGGCCGCCGATCAGCTCAGCAAGTTCAGTGCGCTGACCGTGGACACGGTCAACAAGACAAAAATCAATCTATTCAACGAATTGCGACAACTCGGGCCGGTGCTGGAGTCGCTGGCCAACGCCGGACCCGCCCTGACACGCTCGCTGTCGCTGCTGGCGACCTTCCCATTTCCGAACGAGACTTTCCAGAATTTTCAACGCGGCGACTACGCCAACCTGACCGCCATCATCGACCTCACCTTGAGCCGCATCGACCAGGGCCTGTTCACTGGCACCCGCTGGGAGTGTCATCTCACTCAACTGGAGCTGCAGTGGGGCCGAACCATCGGTCAATACCCCAGCCCTTGCACCTCCGGTTACCGAGGCACACCCGGCAATCCACTGACCGCTCCCTATCGCGATGACCAGGGGCCCTAG
- a CDS encoding MCE family protein, translating to MKSFAERNRLVVGGVGTAVVAAIMLAALQYQQLPFLDQGKRVAAYFVDAGGLRADNTVEVSGYPVGKVSSIELDGPGVLVKFKVDQNIRLGDRTEVAIKTKGLLGSKFLEVLPRGEGQLGGPIPIERTTSPYQLPYALGDLASTISGLDTNRLSESLGTLARTFADTPADFHNAMTGVARLAQTLDQRDAQLRGLLDKAARATGVLAKRTDQIVGLVRDTNALLAQLRTQSAALDQIWGNISAVSRQLQGFITENRQQMKPALDKLNRVLSIVDNRRDRIKQALPLLNSYIMSLGESVSSGPFFKAYVVNLLPGQFVQPFINSAFSDLGLDPATLLPSQLSDPPTGQPGTPPLPVPYPRTGQGGEPRLTLPNAITGNPGDSRYPYRPEPPAQPPGGPPPGPPAQPPGGQP from the coding sequence ATGAAGTCATTCGCTGAACGCAACCGGTTGGTCGTCGGCGGTGTCGGCACCGCGGTGGTGGCCGCAATCATGTTGGCAGCCTTGCAATATCAGCAGTTGCCATTCCTGGATCAAGGCAAGCGTGTGGCCGCCTACTTCGTCGACGCGGGCGGCCTGCGCGCCGACAACACCGTAGAGGTATCCGGCTATCCGGTCGGCAAGGTGTCCAGCATCGAGCTCGACGGTCCCGGCGTGCTGGTGAAATTCAAAGTGGACCAAAATATTCGGCTCGGTGACCGAACGGAGGTGGCGATCAAGACCAAGGGTCTGCTGGGTAGCAAGTTCCTCGAGGTACTGCCCCGCGGCGAAGGCCAACTCGGCGGGCCGATCCCGATCGAGCGAACGACGTCGCCCTACCAATTGCCGTACGCTCTAGGCGATCTGGCCAGCACGATCAGTGGGCTCGACACCAACCGGCTGTCCGAGTCGCTGGGCACCCTGGCCCGGACATTCGCCGACACACCGGCCGATTTCCATAACGCGATGACGGGGGTGGCGCGCCTAGCGCAGACCCTCGATCAGCGTGACGCCCAATTACGCGGCCTGCTGGACAAGGCCGCCAGGGCGACGGGAGTGCTGGCCAAGCGCACCGACCAGATCGTCGGCCTGGTGCGCGATACCAACGCGCTACTGGCGCAGCTGCGCACCCAGAGCGCCGCCCTGGACCAAATCTGGGGAAACATCTCGGCGGTCTCGCGGCAGCTGCAGGGCTTCATCACCGAGAACCGGCAGCAAATGAAGCCTGCGCTGGACAAGCTGAACCGGGTGCTCTCGATCGTCGACAACCGCAGAGATCGCATCAAGCAGGCCCTTCCACTGCTCAACTCCTACATCATGTCGCTGGGCGAATCCGTCTCGTCCGGACCGTTCTTCAAGGCATACGTCGTCAACCTGCTACCCGGCCAGTTTGTACAGCCGTTTATTAACTCGGCGTTCTCAGATCTGGGACTGGACCCGGCCACGCTGCTGCCCTCGCAGCTGTCCGACCCACCGACTGGGCAGCCCGGAACTCCGCCGCTACCGGTCCCGTACCCGCGTACCGGACAGGGCGGCGAACCGCGGTTGACGCTGCCCAATGCAATCACGGGCAACCCTGGCGATTCGCGCTATCCCTACCGACCCGAGCCACCGGCGCAGCCGCCCGGCGGACCACCGCCCGGTCCACCAGCGCAGCCGCCGGGGGGCCAGCCATGA